The Longimicrobium sp. genome has a segment encoding these proteins:
- the rsmH gene encoding 16S rRNA (cytosine(1402)-N(4))-methyltransferase RsmH — protein sequence MTLPYASGYHAPVMVREVMDLLMPERGGLYLDGTLGGGGHAEALLERGPEARLIGTDRDPDALREAGERLARFGDRFRPVRSNFADAVAAAGIEDASLDGVLLDLGISSHQIDVDERGFTFRPGAPLDMRMAQATAAEPSAADLLNEMDEAELANIFYRYGEEKRSRKLARIVLEMREREPFATSDHLLDAVRRTLGPRAEAADKARIFQALRIAVNGEIQALERALESFRKALAPGGVFAVLAYHSLEDRLVKNAFRDWSLDCVCPPGFVQCQCRGTPLGTTITRKPMSATEQETLANPRARSARLRGWRAA from the coding sequence GTGACGCTGCCCTATGCCTCCGGCTACCACGCGCCCGTCATGGTGCGCGAGGTGATGGATCTCCTCATGCCGGAGCGGGGCGGGCTGTACCTGGACGGAACGCTGGGCGGCGGCGGCCACGCCGAGGCGCTGCTGGAGCGGGGTCCGGAGGCGCGGCTGATCGGCACGGACCGCGATCCGGATGCGCTGCGCGAGGCGGGGGAGCGGCTGGCCCGCTTCGGTGATCGCTTTCGTCCCGTCCGATCGAACTTCGCGGATGCCGTCGCCGCCGCCGGGATCGAGGATGCATCGCTGGATGGCGTGCTGCTGGACCTGGGGATTTCGTCGCACCAGATCGACGTCGACGAGCGCGGCTTCACCTTTCGTCCCGGCGCGCCGCTGGACATGCGGATGGCGCAGGCGACCGCCGCGGAGCCCAGCGCGGCCGACCTGCTGAACGAGATGGACGAGGCCGAGCTGGCGAACATCTTCTATCGCTACGGCGAAGAGAAGCGCTCGCGGAAGCTGGCGCGCATCGTTTTGGAGATGCGGGAGCGCGAGCCGTTCGCCACCAGCGACCACCTGCTCGACGCCGTCCGCCGCACGCTGGGGCCGCGCGCCGAGGCGGCGGACAAGGCCAGGATCTTCCAGGCGCTGCGGATTGCCGTGAACGGCGAGATCCAGGCGCTGGAGCGGGCGCTGGAAAGCTTCCGGAAGGCGCTGGCGCCGGGGGGCGTGTTCGCGGTGCTCGCCTACCACTCGCTGGAAGACCGCCTGGTGAAGAACGCCTTTCGCGACTGGAGCCTGGACTGCGTCTGCCCGCCGGGCTTCGTCCAGTGCCAGTGCCGCGGAACGCCGCTGGGAACGACGATCACCCGAAAGCCCATGTCTGCCACGGAGCAGGAAACCCTGGCCAACCCTCGCGCCCGCAGCGCCCGCCTGCGCGGGTGGAGGGCGGCGTGA
- a CDS encoding division/cell wall cluster transcriptional repressor MraZ: MNGFLGSYQHQIDDKGRLSLPAPFRREGGDEPMVLVHAFPDALTLYPQRTWAEVEARLREMLRLNPQARAYVLKVTANAVEVVPDKQGRIMVPARLQESVGIAGPTLIVGAIDRIELWNPERFQAATAEPVAEAERFTHQIFG, encoded by the coding sequence GTGAACGGCTTTCTCGGGAGCTATCAGCACCAGATCGACGACAAGGGCCGGCTCAGCCTTCCCGCCCCGTTCCGACGGGAGGGGGGGGACGAGCCGATGGTCCTGGTGCACGCGTTTCCCGACGCCCTCACCCTGTATCCCCAGCGTACCTGGGCCGAAGTGGAGGCTCGCCTTCGCGAGATGCTGCGGCTGAACCCCCAGGCCCGCGCCTACGTGCTGAAGGTGACCGCCAACGCCGTGGAAGTGGTGCCCGACAAGCAGGGTCGCATCATGGTCCCCGCGCGGCTGCAGGAATCCGTCGGCATCGCGGGGCCCACGCTGATCGTGGGCGCCATCGACCGCATCGAGTTGTGGAACCCGGAGCGCTTCCAGGCCGCCACGGCCGAGCCCGTGGCCGAGGCCGAGCGCTTCACGCACCAGATCTTCGGCTGA